Proteins encoded in a region of the Neodiprion virginianus isolate iyNeoVirg1 chromosome 2, iyNeoVirg1.1, whole genome shotgun sequence genome:
- the LOC124297422 gene encoding vacuolar protein sorting-associated protein 53 homolog isoform X2, with protein sequence MSGRMAVLHWKMLIKALTQKKQYGEIVMPLQAIMEVMQHFSNYMDIPQIKQLSDQVKQIQVELAEQITADFREAFSGQNPKHFAQLSEGCLVMSVLDPRVKKDLLSWFIAMQLQEYSHLFDENQDSAWLDKIDRRYAWIKKHLLEFESKFGSIFPQNWEVSERIAVQFCHMTREDLSKLMERRRHEIDVKLLLYAIQRTTSFENLLAKRFAGLTLENSDALFEKKPRNPFEENEEVKNPFEEGYAEQGEPEKSNTSLFTRLIGKCFEPYLNIYIESLDRNLADLMDKFLNDCKLQPPGAKELDGVEGPSSVLSSCADLFVFYKKCMIQCTQLSTGFIMLNLTSTFQKYLREYALKLLQNNLPKIGGGASIGTSMSNITRDLRDLSTAGLIQNFQSFLKEGESTRFNKEEQSRICCILTTAEYCLETTQQLEEKLREKTDAQFSEKINLSQEQDIFHSVISNCIQLLVQDLESACESALTAMSKVQWIHIESVGDQSAYVSTIISHLRQNIPSIRERLSSCRKYFTQLCVKFASSFIPKVVQQLYKCKPLNTVGAEQLLLDVHMLKTALLDLPSTGCQIQRKAPATYTKVVVKGMTKAEMILKVVMSPAESPSAFADQCRKLLPDLPTAEFQKILDMKGLRRTEQMQLVDQFRQSGSSLLLGDTTIIAQDSPEHEAGRIKSSRYMSVPNTDRKLKR encoded by the exons ATGTCGGGCAGGATGGCCGTGTTGCATTGGAAGATGCTCATAAA AGCTCTAAcacagaaaaaacaatatgGGGAAATAGTGATGCCTCTTCAAGCGATTATGGAAGTTATGCAACATTTTAGTAATTACATGGATATTCCTCAAATTAAACAGCTTTCTGATCAG GTGAAACAAATTCAAGTCGAATTGGCTGAACAAATAACTGCTGATTTTCGAGAAGCATTTTCTGGCCAGAATCCCAAACACTTTGCTCAATTAAGCGAAGGTTGTCTTGTTATGTCAGTCTTAGATCCTAGAGTAAA GAAAGATCTGCTGAGCTGGTTTATTGCCATGCAATTACAAGAGTACTCTCACTTGTTCGATGAGAATCAAGATTCAGCTTGGTTGGATAAAATTGACAGACGATATGCTTGGATTAAAAAACACTTATTAGAATTTGAGAGCAAGTTTGGTTCAATATTTCCCCAAAACTGGGAAGTCTCTGAAAGGATCGCTGTGCAGTTCTGTCATATGACACGAGAAGACTTGAGCAAACTTATGGAGCGAAGGCGACACGAAATTGATGTTAAACTTCTTCTTTACGCGATACAGAGGACtacaagttttgaaaatttattagcCAAAAGGTTTGCCGGACTTACGCTAGAAAATTCTGAtgcactttttgaaaaaaaacctagGAATCCTTTCGAAGAAAATGAAGAGGTTAAAAACCCCTTCGAGGAAGGGTATGCCGAGCAAGGGGAGCCAGAAAAGTCTAACACATCTCTCTTCACTCGTTTAATTGGAAAGTGTTTTGAACCATACCTAAATATTTATATAGAGAGTCTGGATAGAAATTTGGCAGACTTGAtggacaaatttttaaatgattgTAAACTGCAACCTCCTGGAGCAAAAGAGCTTGATGGTGTTGAGGGGCCGAGTAGTGTCTTATCTTCATGTGCAGATCTTTTTgtgttttacaaaaaatgcATGATACAATGTACGCAACTTAGTACAGGCTTTATCATGCTTAATCTGACTTCCACTTTCCAAAAGTATCTTCGAGAATATGCATTGAAACTGTTGCAGAATAATTTACCAAA AATTGGCGGTGGCGCTAGTATTGGGACCAGTATGAGTAACATAACACGTGATCTTCGAGACCTGTCAACGGCCGGTCTTATAcagaattttcaaagcttTCTCAAAGAAGGTGAATCTACTAGATTTAATAAGGAGGAACAATCTCGGATTTGCTG TATCCTGACAACAGCGGAATATTGTCTTGAGACAACCCAACAACTAGAAGAAAAGCTAAGAGAAAAGACAGACGCACAGTTTTCCGAGAAGATTAATTTATCACAGGAACAAGATATATTTCACAG TGTTATATCCAACTGTATTCAGCTGTTAGTACAAGATCTGGAGTCTGCTTGTGAATCCGCATTGACTGCAATGAGCaag GTACAATGGATACACATTGAAAGTGTGGGAGACCAAAGTGCATATGTCAGTACCATCATTTCACATCTTAGGCAGAATATTCCCTCTATTCGAGAAAGATTATCATcttgtagaaaatattttacacaacTTTGTGTTAAATTCGCAAG TTCATTCATTCCAAAAGTAGTGCAGCAGCTGTATAAATGTAAGCCTTTGAACACAGTTGGGGCAGAACAGTTGTTACTAGATGTTCACATGCTCAAGACAGCACTACTCGATTTACCATCAACTGGGTGTCAAATACAAAGAAAAGCACCCGCAACATATACAAAG GTAGTTGTCAAGGGTATGACCAAAGCTGAGATGATATTGAAGGTGGTAATGTCTCCTGCAGAATCTCCGAGTGCTTTTGCGGACCAGTGCAGGAAACTGCTTCCTGATTTACCAACCGcagaatttcagaaaataCTTGATATGAAG GGATTACGACGAACAGAACAAATGCAATTAGTGGACCAATTTAGGCAGAGTGGAAGCAGCTTGTTGTTAGGAGATACCACGATCATTGCTCAAGATAGTCCAGAGCATGAGGCTGGACGTATTAAAAG CTCCAGATACATGTCAGTTCCCAATACCGATAGAAAACTGAAACGCTAA
- the LOC124297422 gene encoding vacuolar protein sorting-associated protein 53 homolog isoform X1 has protein sequence MGTRQDDEFEELQSTTYTFPSDVQTVIEQVLPSTDPLDQPNFNAVDYINSLFPTEQSLSNIDDVISKMEYKICSIDQEIRSVVRGQTNVGQDGRVALEDAHKVIRQLFIHIKDIKDKAEQSEETVKEITRDIKQLDFAKRNLTSSITALNHLHMLVGGVDSLKALTQKKQYGEIVMPLQAIMEVMQHFSNYMDIPQIKQLSDQVKQIQVELAEQITADFREAFSGQNPKHFAQLSEGCLVMSVLDPRVKKDLLSWFIAMQLQEYSHLFDENQDSAWLDKIDRRYAWIKKHLLEFESKFGSIFPQNWEVSERIAVQFCHMTREDLSKLMERRRHEIDVKLLLYAIQRTTSFENLLAKRFAGLTLENSDALFEKKPRNPFEENEEVKNPFEEGYAEQGEPEKSNTSLFTRLIGKCFEPYLNIYIESLDRNLADLMDKFLNDCKLQPPGAKELDGVEGPSSVLSSCADLFVFYKKCMIQCTQLSTGFIMLNLTSTFQKYLREYALKLLQNNLPKIGGGASIGTSMSNITRDLRDLSTAGLIQNFQSFLKEGESTRFNKEEQSRICCILTTAEYCLETTQQLEEKLREKTDAQFSEKINLSQEQDIFHSVISNCIQLLVQDLESACESALTAMSKVQWIHIESVGDQSAYVSTIISHLRQNIPSIRERLSSCRKYFTQLCVKFASSFIPKVVQQLYKCKPLNTVGAEQLLLDVHMLKTALLDLPSTGCQIQRKAPATYTKVVVKGMTKAEMILKVVMSPAESPSAFADQCRKLLPDLPTAEFQKILDMKGLRRTEQMQLVDQFRQSGSSLLLGDTTIIAQDSPEHEAGRIKSSRYMSVPNTDRKLKR, from the exons atgggaACTCGACAAGACGATGAGTTTGAAGAATTACAATCCACAACGTACACATTTCCTTCCGATGTTCAAACCGTTATCGAACAG GTTTTACCAAGTACCGATCCCTTAGATCAACCAAACTTCAATGCTGTGGATTACATAAATTCCTTGTTTCCCACCGAACAATCATTATCCAACATAGACGATGTGATAAGTaaaatggaatataaaatttgctCCATCGATCAGGAAATCCGATCAGTTGTCAGAGGGCAAACTAATGTCGGGCAGGATGGCCGTGTTGCATTGGAAGATGCTCATAAAGTAATCAGACAGTTATTCATTCATATTAAGGACATAAAGGATAAGGCAGAGCAATCTGAAGAAACTGTTAAGGAAATTACTCGAGATATAAAACAACTGGACTTTGCTAAACGGAATTTAACATCATCTATCACTGCTTTGAATCATTTACACATGTTGGTCGGAGGTGTAGATAGTTTGAA AGCTCTAAcacagaaaaaacaatatgGGGAAATAGTGATGCCTCTTCAAGCGATTATGGAAGTTATGCAACATTTTAGTAATTACATGGATATTCCTCAAATTAAACAGCTTTCTGATCAG GTGAAACAAATTCAAGTCGAATTGGCTGAACAAATAACTGCTGATTTTCGAGAAGCATTTTCTGGCCAGAATCCCAAACACTTTGCTCAATTAAGCGAAGGTTGTCTTGTTATGTCAGTCTTAGATCCTAGAGTAAA GAAAGATCTGCTGAGCTGGTTTATTGCCATGCAATTACAAGAGTACTCTCACTTGTTCGATGAGAATCAAGATTCAGCTTGGTTGGATAAAATTGACAGACGATATGCTTGGATTAAAAAACACTTATTAGAATTTGAGAGCAAGTTTGGTTCAATATTTCCCCAAAACTGGGAAGTCTCTGAAAGGATCGCTGTGCAGTTCTGTCATATGACACGAGAAGACTTGAGCAAACTTATGGAGCGAAGGCGACACGAAATTGATGTTAAACTTCTTCTTTACGCGATACAGAGGACtacaagttttgaaaatttattagcCAAAAGGTTTGCCGGACTTACGCTAGAAAATTCTGAtgcactttttgaaaaaaaacctagGAATCCTTTCGAAGAAAATGAAGAGGTTAAAAACCCCTTCGAGGAAGGGTATGCCGAGCAAGGGGAGCCAGAAAAGTCTAACACATCTCTCTTCACTCGTTTAATTGGAAAGTGTTTTGAACCATACCTAAATATTTATATAGAGAGTCTGGATAGAAATTTGGCAGACTTGAtggacaaatttttaaatgattgTAAACTGCAACCTCCTGGAGCAAAAGAGCTTGATGGTGTTGAGGGGCCGAGTAGTGTCTTATCTTCATGTGCAGATCTTTTTgtgttttacaaaaaatgcATGATACAATGTACGCAACTTAGTACAGGCTTTATCATGCTTAATCTGACTTCCACTTTCCAAAAGTATCTTCGAGAATATGCATTGAAACTGTTGCAGAATAATTTACCAAA AATTGGCGGTGGCGCTAGTATTGGGACCAGTATGAGTAACATAACACGTGATCTTCGAGACCTGTCAACGGCCGGTCTTATAcagaattttcaaagcttTCTCAAAGAAGGTGAATCTACTAGATTTAATAAGGAGGAACAATCTCGGATTTGCTG TATCCTGACAACAGCGGAATATTGTCTTGAGACAACCCAACAACTAGAAGAAAAGCTAAGAGAAAAGACAGACGCACAGTTTTCCGAGAAGATTAATTTATCACAGGAACAAGATATATTTCACAG TGTTATATCCAACTGTATTCAGCTGTTAGTACAAGATCTGGAGTCTGCTTGTGAATCCGCATTGACTGCAATGAGCaag GTACAATGGATACACATTGAAAGTGTGGGAGACCAAAGTGCATATGTCAGTACCATCATTTCACATCTTAGGCAGAATATTCCCTCTATTCGAGAAAGATTATCATcttgtagaaaatattttacacaacTTTGTGTTAAATTCGCAAG TTCATTCATTCCAAAAGTAGTGCAGCAGCTGTATAAATGTAAGCCTTTGAACACAGTTGGGGCAGAACAGTTGTTACTAGATGTTCACATGCTCAAGACAGCACTACTCGATTTACCATCAACTGGGTGTCAAATACAAAGAAAAGCACCCGCAACATATACAAAG GTAGTTGTCAAGGGTATGACCAAAGCTGAGATGATATTGAAGGTGGTAATGTCTCCTGCAGAATCTCCGAGTGCTTTTGCGGACCAGTGCAGGAAACTGCTTCCTGATTTACCAACCGcagaatttcagaaaataCTTGATATGAAG GGATTACGACGAACAGAACAAATGCAATTAGTGGACCAATTTAGGCAGAGTGGAAGCAGCTTGTTGTTAGGAGATACCACGATCATTGCTCAAGATAGTCCAGAGCATGAGGCTGGACGTATTAAAAG CTCCAGATACATGTCAGTTCCCAATACCGATAGAAAACTGAAACGCTAA